Within the Bacillota bacterium genome, the region TTTTCGACAGCCAGAAAATGACGCTGGAGGAGACGCTGACGGTCATGGTAGAGGCGGTCCGCGCGGGCAAGCGCGTCGTCCGCTTGCACAGCGGCGATCCCAGTCTATACGGAGCTATCCAGGAGCAAATGACCCGACTGGCCGCGCACGGCATCCCCTACCAGGTTATCCCCGGGGTGAGTTCATTTCTGGCCGCTGCCGCGGCAATTAAGCGCGAGTATACAGTGCCGGAGGTTTGCCAAACGGTCATCATCAGCCGCCTGGACGGACAGACACCAGTCCCCGAAAAGGAGAGATTAGGGGAACTGGCCAGACACCGGGCCAGTATGTGTCTCTTTCTAAGTGTGCAATACATCGCGGAGGTGGTTAACCAGTTACTTGAAGGCTATCCCGCGGAAACCCCCGTGATGGTGATCGAGAAGGCTTCCTGGCCCGAGGAACGAGTAATCAGCGGCACGCTGGCGGATATCGCTGGCAAGGTGGCCACGGCCGGCATCACCCGGACGGCGCTGATTTTGGTGGGGGATTTCCTGAGAGAACGGGGGACCAGGTCAAAGCTGTACCACCCTGATTTCAGCCACGGAAGCCGGGGTTGATGATGAAGATCGCGATTGTGACCTTAACCCGCAGGGGGACGTCGGTTGGCTGTCGGCTGCGGGAAAGACTGGCGGTTCTGGGTGATGAGGTGGATGTCTATGTACCCATGAAAATTGTCCAACGCTATGCCAGCGTGACCGGTGATCGCCAGGTGAACCTGTATTCCTCTAACTTGACCCAACTGCTCGGGGAGATCTACCACCAGTATCAAGCGCTTATCTGCGTCATGGCGACCGGCCTTGTGGTCAGAGTAATCGCGCCCTTACTGCAGCATAAAACCACCGACCCACCGGTAATTGTGGTTGATGAAGGGGCCCGCTTTGCCATCAGTCTGGTGGCCGGCCACTGGGGGGGTGGCAACCGGCTTACGGAAAGGGTGGCGGCCGAGCTTGGCGCCGTACCAGTAGTGACCACGGCCAGTGAAGTGCGGGGAAAAATTGCGGTTGATGTGCTGGCGCGCGAGTGGGGAGCTACCCTGGAACCGCTGGATTGGCTTCCCGCGGTTAATGCCGCGCTGGTGAACGGAGAGGAACTGCCAATTTTTACTGACCTTGCCCTGCCTGACCAGCCGGCGAACTGGGCGACGGGCGGGTACCGTGTCTTTCCGCTGGCACAGTACCAACCGGAATCGGCTGACGAAGTGGTCCTGCTCACCAGTCAGAATGTGCCC harbors:
- a CDS encoding cobalt-precorrin 5A hydrolase → MKIAIVTLTRRGTSVGCRLRERLAVLGDEVDVYVPMKIVQRYASVTGDRQVNLYSSNLTQLLGEIYHQYQALICVMATGLVVRVIAPLLQHKTTDPPVIVVDEGARFAISLVAGHWGGGNRLTERVAAELGAVPVVTTASEVRGKIAVDVLAREWGATLEPLDWLPAVNAALVNGEELPIFTDLALPDQPANWATGGYRVFPLAQYQPESADEVVLLTSQNVPLPRGAYLFVRPRTLVAGIGCRRGVSRAEILEAVTAALKLANRSRQSLRKLATIALKADEAGILEAAAALGVPIEFYQPDDLARAWEEDSGLSRSPMVKDKIGVDGVCEPACLLGTGNPRLILPKTRFPRVTVALAEVRSGWWESDQGISTS
- the cobM gene encoding precorrin-4 C(11)-methyltransferase, translating into MGEVTFVGAGPGDPELITLKGWRALQSADTVIYAGSLVNPAVLDYCQPGVELFDSQKMTLEETLTVMVEAVRAGKRVVRLHSGDPSLYGAIQEQMTRLAAHGIPYQVIPGVSSFLAAAAAIKREYTVPEVCQTVIISRLDGQTPVPEKERLGELARHRASMCLFLSVQYIAEVVNQLLEGYPAETPVMVIEKASWPEERVISGTLADIAGKVATAGITRTALILVGDFLRERGTRSKLYHPDFSHGSRG